From Solea senegalensis isolate Sse05_10M linkage group LG19, IFAPA_SoseM_1, whole genome shotgun sequence, the proteins below share one genomic window:
- the cldnk gene encoding claudin k, with protein sequence MATTGMQLLGLILSLMGWVGGGVVCALPLWRVTAFIGNNIVTAQIIWEGLWMTCIVQSTGQIQCKVYDSLLALPSDMQAARGLTVFSVLLCGVALAMGVVGVKCTKCIGVNSLKARVARISGALFAIAGFLYLVPVCWTAHSIIKDFYDPHVAAPHKRELGPALYIGWGASALLLIGGSLLYTGSSPPGIPGSPTFSSGESSPRRAPASQVKGYV encoded by the coding sequence ATGGCTACCACGGGCATGCAGTTGCTGGGCCTAATCCTGTCCCTAATGGGCTGGGTGGGTGGGGGAGTGGTCTGTGCCCTCCCCCTGTGGAGGGTCACTGCCTTCATCGGTAACAACATAGTGACAGCTCAGATCATTTGGGAAGGCCTATGGATGACTTGCATTGTGCAGAGCACAGGTCAGATCCAGTGTAAAGTGTATGACAGTTTACTGGCTCTGCCCAGTGACATGCAGGCTGCCCGGGGCCTCACCGTGTTCTCCGTCCTGCTCTGTGGTGTGGCTCTGGCCATGGGGGTTGTGGGAGTCAAGTGCACCAAGTGCATCGGTGTAAACAGCCTCAAAGCCCGCGTTGCTCGCATCTCTGGAGCCCTTTTCGCTATCGCAGGGTTCCTCTACCTTGTGCCCGTCTGCTGGACTGCTCACTCCATCATCAAGGATTTCTATGACCCACATGTTGCAGCTCCACACAAGCGTGAGCTTGGTCCTGCCCTTTACATCGGCTGGGGGGCTTCAGCTTTGCTCCTTATCGGAGGGTCTCTGCTCTATACTGGGTCAAGTCCTCCCGGTATCCCAGGCTCTCCCACTTTTAGCAGTGGAGAAAGTAGTCCTCGCAGGGCACCTGCCTCACAGGTCAAAGGTTATGTCTAA